The sequence GAAACATCCCATGGCCTTGCGAAAATCGATAGGGTTTAGCGTCATGAAGCAGAGCCTGCCACGTTGCGTAAGTCTAACGCAAACTCCGACCGGCGAAGGAGGCGCGGCGCTGTCTGGATTTCAATAGTTGCCTCGTCTCGGCTATGATCGTTCCGAAATGCCAGCCTTGCGATGGATGCCAGGCTCCGAGACCATGGCCACGCAAATCCACGAGCGCTCCGCGGTGATGGATGGATTGCAACAGGATGGGATCGCGATCCCGCGTGCAACCGCGTGCCAGCTTCTCCGCGCCGGCGAGGATGAGCTTCCTGCCCTGCTGCAAGCTGCGCAACGCGCACGCCACCGCTTCAAGCCCGGCATCGTAACCTATTCGCGCAAAGTCTTTATTCCGCTCACGAATCTCTGCCGCGACTACTGCGGTTACTGCACGTTCCGGCGCGATCCCGGCCAGCCCGGCGCGCATACCATGACACCCGACGAAGTCATGGAGGTTGTTCGCGCCGGCGAACGCCTCGGTTGCACGGAAGCTCTCTTTAGCCTGGGCGACAAGCCCGAGTTGCTCTTTCCGGAGATGCGCGAGACTCTCCACCATCTTGGCTACAAATCGACTCTGCAATATCTGGAAGCCATGTGCGACCTCGTATTGCGGGAATCGAGTTTGCTTCCGCATCCCAACCCCGGACTGATGAGCGCGGAGTGGCTGCAACGCCTCGCGCGAGTTTCCCCAAGCATGGGACTGATGCTGGAAACGACCAGCACGCGCCTGCTGTCGCCGGGCGCAGCCCACGACAACGCTCCGGACAAAGATCCGGCAAAGCGCTTGCGTGTGATGGAGGATGCGGGGCGGCAGAAAATTCCATTCACGACCGGCATCCTCATTGGAATCGGCGAAATGATGGAAGAACGCTTGGATACTTTGCTTGCCATCCGCGAGCTGCATGAAAAATACGGACACATACAGGAAGTGATCATCCAGAATTTCCGGGCGAAGCCGGCAACGCTCATGGCTAACTGGCGGGAACCAGATCATGCTGATATGTTGCGAACGCTCGCGGTAGCGCGCCTGCTGATGCCAGAGATGAATCTCCAGGCACCGCCCAATCTATCCGATCCGCACTACGCCGATCTGCTCGATGCCGGCATCAACGACTGGGGCGGAGTTTCCCCTCTGACGCCGGATTTCATTAACCCCGAAAAGCCGTGGCCGCATCTGGAAGACTTGCGCAAGCAGACCGAGGCGAAGGGATTTGCGCTAAAGCAGCGCCTGCCGGTTTATCCTGAATTCATGGTGCAGTCGGCAGCCCACAGCCAACAACTCGCGCAGCGTCTCGACCTCGCTCGCGATCACGAAGGCTATGCACGGAGGGCGGCGTGATCACCGTACTCACCGGCGGCACTGGCGGCGCGAAGTTTGTCGATGGATTGCGCCAGATCGTTGCGCCCGAAGAATTGACGATCATCGTTAACACTGGCGATGACCTGCTCTGGTGGGGACTCTACATTTCGCCGGACGTTGACTCGATCATGTACATGCTCGCCGGCAGACTCAGCCAGGAGCGCGGTTGGGGAGTTAAGGGCGACACCTTCTATTGCCTTCAGGCGATGGGTCAGATGGGCCAGCCGACCTGGTTTCATGCCGGCGATCGTGACATCGCAACGCACATCCTGCGTTCCAAACTACTCTCCGACGGCAAGACGCTGAGCGAGGTCACTGCCGAAATTGCCGGACGGCTCGGGATCAAGACTGCCATCCTGCCGATGACGAATTCACGAGTTGAAACACGGGTCGGCACTCCCATCGGCGAGATAAGCTTCGAAGAATATTTTGTCCAACGCTGGTATCAGGATCCAGTGGAATCGGTGCGCTACGCGGGCGCGTCCGATGCCGAGCCTGCTCCCGGAGTGATCGATGCCATCCGTTCCTCGGAAACCGTGATCCTCGCTCCGAGCAATCCGGTGTCGAGCATTGCGCCGATTCTCGCGGTGCCTGGAATACGCGAAGCGCTTCGCGAAAGTCGTGCTCGCATTGTTGCCGTGAGCCCGATTGTTGGCGGCGCCGCCGTTTCCGGACCGGCGGGAATTCTCATGCAATCGCAAGGACTCCCCGTTTCCATCGCGGGCATTGCCGAGTACTACCATGATTTTCTCGACGTGCTGGTCGCGGACGTACTGGACCAGCCGCTCGCGGACGAACTCGAAAAGTCTGGCACGCGCGTCCACTGCACGCGGACCATCATGCGTACCGCAGAGAACCGGCTTGCGCTTGCGCAAGATGTTTTGAGATTGGCCTTGCAGCCCTCCACCACGCAGGCGGCGACGGAGGGCGCATGATTCTCGTCCCGGTGAAGAATCTCTCGCAGGCCAAACAGCGGCTGTCATCCGTGCTCGCACCCGACGCACGGCAGGAATTGGCGCAGGCCATGTGTGCCGATGTTCTGGAGACGTTAGCGCGCTGGCAGCAACGTCCAGGCGTCACAGTCGTGACCAGCGATCCATTTGCGGCGGATTTGGCGACGCACTTAGGATTCGAGATCGCTGCCGATCCCGTCAATCCCGGGGAGACTGGCGCAATCGAAATGGCGACGGCACTCTGCCGCGAACGAGGCGTGAACCACACCCTGGTCATCCCTGCGGACATTCCCTTGATTGAGACTCATGAACTGAATCGCATCGTAGGGGCTGCTCCTCCGACCGGAGTCGTGCTGGTCCCTGATGCAGCGGGACGCGGCACGAATGCCGCGCTGCGCTCCCCGGCTGACCTCTTTCCGCTACGCTTCGGCAACGACAGTTTTCTCCCACACCTTGCGGCTGCCCGGGCAACCGGCTTGCCGTGTGTCGTACTCGAATTGCCGGGCATTGCGCTTGATGTAGATCGTCCGGAAGATTTGGAGGCGCTGGCCGCAGCCCCGGGAGATCGCCGCTCGCAGCGCCTGGTGCGAAGTTGGAATCCAAGCTGGAATCTGGATGCGCAGGTTTGCCGTGGCTAGCCGTAACGCAGGCGAAATCCGCATTCTTGCGCTACCGTTTGCCGGAGAGATCTGTCCCGGAGATTCTCTGAGCGACAAACTTCTGGCGGCGGCGAAGAAAGTCCGAATCCAATTTCAGGACCGCGACATTCTGGTGGTGAAGCACAAGATTGTTTCGAAGGCGGAAGGCGCACTGGTAGCGCTGGAGCAAATTCGTCCTTCAATTGCCTCGCGGGCGTGGGCGCGCCGTTACGGGCTCGACGCGCGAGTCACGGAATTGGCGCTGCGTGAAAGCCGGCGTGTGGTGCGGCGCAAACGCGGCGTGTTGATCACGGAAACTCGCCACGGCTTTGTGTGCGCGAACAGCGGGGTCGATGTTTCGAACGTGGATGGCGGCGGCAAGGCGGCATTGCTTCCCAAGGACCCTGACCGCTCCGCGGCACGGTTACGCAAAGAAGTAAAACGCCTTGCGGGAGTCGAGATCGCAGTCATCGTCAGCGATAGTTTCGGGCGTCCCTGGCGCGAGGGCCTGACGGAAGTTGCGATCGGAATCGCCGGAATGCGTCCACTGGTGGACTATCGCGGACGTCGCGATTCGCACGGTTACAAACTGCACGCCAGCATCGACGCGGTTGCCGATGAACTGGCATGTGCTGCCGGACTGGTCTGCGGCAAACTCGAGAGCACGCCGGCATGTATTATTCGTGGATTCCCGTATCGCCCGGGCGAAGGGAAAGCCCGACAGCTGGTTCGTCCCGCAGCATACGATTTGTTTCGCTAGGAGACCATGGTGACTGGGCATTCGATGGAGATGCAGCTTGAACAATTCCCGTCACTCACATGGGAA is a genomic window of Acidobacteriota bacterium containing:
- a CDS encoding 2-phospho-L-lactate transferase, which codes for MITVLTGGTGGAKFVDGLRQIVAPEELTIIVNTGDDLLWWGLYISPDVDSIMYMLAGRLSQERGWGVKGDTFYCLQAMGQMGQPTWFHAGDRDIATHILRSKLLSDGKTLSEVTAEIAGRLGIKTAILPMTNSRVETRVGTPIGEISFEEYFVQRWYQDPVESVRYAGASDAEPAPGVIDAIRSSETVILAPSNPVSSIAPILAVPGIREALRESRARIVAVSPIVGGAAVSGPAGILMQSQGLPVSIAGIAEYYHDFLDVLVADVLDQPLADELEKSGTRVHCTRTIMRTAENRLALAQDVLRLALQPSTTQAATEGA
- the cofC gene encoding 2-phospho-L-lactate guanylyltransferase, which codes for MILVPVKNLSQAKQRLSSVLAPDARQELAQAMCADVLETLARWQQRPGVTVVTSDPFAADLATHLGFEIAADPVNPGETGAIEMATALCRERGVNHTLVIPADIPLIETHELNRIVGAAPPTGVVLVPDAAGRGTNAALRSPADLFPLRFGNDSFLPHLAAARATGLPCVVLELPGIALDVDRPEDLEALAAAPGDRRSQRLVRSWNPSWNLDAQVCRG
- the cofG gene encoding 7,8-didemethyl-8-hydroxy-5-deazariboflavin synthase CofG, which codes for MPALRWMPGSETMATQIHERSAVMDGLQQDGIAIPRATACQLLRAGEDELPALLQAAQRARHRFKPGIVTYSRKVFIPLTNLCRDYCGYCTFRRDPGQPGAHTMTPDEVMEVVRAGERLGCTEALFSLGDKPELLFPEMRETLHHLGYKSTLQYLEAMCDLVLRESSLLPHPNPGLMSAEWLQRLARVSPSMGLMLETTSTRLLSPGAAHDNAPDKDPAKRLRVMEDAGRQKIPFTTGILIGIGEMMEERLDTLLAIRELHEKYGHIQEVIIQNFRAKPATLMANWREPDHADMLRTLAVARLLMPEMNLQAPPNLSDPHYADLLDAGINDWGGVSPLTPDFINPEKPWPHLEDLRKQTEAKGFALKQRLPVYPEFMVQSAAHSQQLAQRLDLARDHEGYARRAA
- the cofE gene encoding coenzyme F420-0:L-glutamate ligase, whose protein sequence is MRRFAVASRNAGEIRILALPFAGEICPGDSLSDKLLAAAKKVRIQFQDRDILVVKHKIVSKAEGALVALEQIRPSIASRAWARRYGLDARVTELALRESRRVVRRKRGVLITETRHGFVCANSGVDVSNVDGGGKAALLPKDPDRSAARLRKEVKRLAGVEIAVIVSDSFGRPWREGLTEVAIGIAGMRPLVDYRGRRDSHGYKLHASIDAVADELACAAGLVCGKLESTPACIIRGFPYRPGEGKARQLVRPAAYDLFR